CTGCCGGTCCGCGCCATCGGCGTCCTCCGGACCGCGGACGCGATCACCGAGGCGATCCAGGAGGCCAACGCCGACCCCACCTGCGTCGGCGTCATCACGTGGATGCACACCTTCAGCCCCGCCAAGATGTGGGTCGACGGGCTGCAGGCGCTGCGCCGGCCCCTCCTGCACCTCCACACGCAGTTCAACCGCGATCTCCCCTGGGCGGAGATCGACATGGACTTCATGAACCTGAACCAGGCCGCCCACGGCGACCGGGAGTTCGGCTACATCTGCACGCGCATCGGCCTCGAGCGGAAGGTCGTCGTCGGCCACCACGCCGATCCCGGGGTCCACGCGCGCATCGACGCCTGGATCCGTGCCGCCGCCGCGCACCACGACCTGTCGCGGGGCACCATCGCGCGGCTCGGCGACAACATGCGCCGCGTCGCCGTGACCGACGGCGACCGCCTGGAGGCCGAGCGGCGGTTCGGCTACCGGATCGACTACTACGGCGTCGGCGACCTGGTCGCCCGCGTCGCCGAGGTGACCGAGGAAGCGGTCGACCACCTCTGCAAGGAGTACGGCGAGGCCTACGCGGTGGCGTCCGAGCTCGAGCCCGGGGCGGCGCGGCACGAGTCGATGCGCGAGGCCGCCCGGATCGAGCTCGGCATGCGGATGCTGATCGACGACCTCGGCGCGATCGCCGTGACCGACACCTTCGAGGACCTGCACGGGCTGCGCCAGCTGCCGGGCATCGCCGCCCAGCGGCTGATGGCCGACGGCTACGGCTTCGGCGCCGAGGGGGACTGGAAGACCGCCGGCCTGGTCCGCGCGATGAAGGTGATGGAGACCGGCCTCGGTGGCGGCACCTCCTTCATGGAGGACTACACCTACCACCTGGCCGAGGGCGAGGAGCTGGTGCTCGGCGCGCACATGCTGGAGATCTGCCCCTCGATCGCGCGGGAGACGCCGACCGCCGAGGTGCACCCGCTGTCCATCGGAGACCGTGAGGACCCGGTCCGCCTGGTGTTCAACGCCCACGCGGGTGAGGCGGTGGTCGCCTCCCTGATCGACATGGGCGACGGCATGCAGCTGGCGGTCAACGAGATCGAGGTCGTCGACCCGCCGGCGGACCTGCCCAACCTGCCGGTGGCGCGCGCCGTGTGGCGACCGAAGCCGGACCTCGCGACCTCCGCGGAGTGCTGGATCCAGGCCGGCGGCGCCCACCACACGTGCCTGAGCTACGCCGTGACGACGGAGATGCTGCGCGACTACGCCGTCATGGCCGGCATCGATGTCCTGGCGATCACGGCCGACACGGACGCGACCGCGTTCGTCGACGGCCTGCGCGCGCGCCGTCGAGGACGCGGCATCGACCGCTGAGACCCCGGAGGGATCCGGGCGGCGCCGTCAGCCCGGCGGCGGGGCGGTACTGTCGCGCAGGACCACGTCGGCGTCGACCACCGGGTAGCGCACGGTCGCGCCACCGTTGTCCACCTCGTCGAGCAGCAGCGCGATGCTCAGCTTCCCGACCTGGCCGAAGTCCTGGCGGATCGTCGTCAGGGGCGGGGCGTAGTAGGCGGCCTCGGGCACGTCGTCGAAGCCGACGATGCTGAGGTCCTCGGGGATCCGCCGGCCGAGCTCCGCGGCCGCGCGGTACAGGCCGAGGGCCAGACGGTCGTTGGCGGCGAACACCGCGGTCACCTCGGGGTGCTCCACCAGCAGCTGCCGCCCGAGCTCGTAGCCGGACCGCGCGTCCCAGTCCCCCTGCAGCAGGTCGGGCACGGGCCGGTCAGCGTCGCGGAGCGCCGTGGCCCACGCCTCGGCGCGCTCCTGCGCCTCGAGCCACTCCTGCGGGCCGGCGATGTGCCAGATCGTCTCGTGGCCGAGGGAGAGCAGCAGGTTCGTGGCCCGACGTGCACCCGCGCGCTGGTCGATGGTGACCGCCGCCGCCCCGTGCCCCGTCCTGCCGTGCACCGTGACGATGGGCACGTCGCAGTCGAGCGCCTCGACCCCGGCCACGGCGTCGCGGTGCGGGGTCATGATCACGATGCCGTCGACCGGTTGGCGTCGGAGCGCGTCGACGGCCGTGCGGATGCCGACGGTGTCCAGGGCGTCGGCCGTGATGACCGACACGGTGTACCCGGCGGATCGCGCGACGCGTTCGATCTCGTGCAGGGTCGAGGTCGGGCCGAACAGCGTCGCGTTGTGCGACACCACGCCGAGCCGACTCGACCGCCCGGTCGCGAGCGCGCGGGCGGCGGTGTTCGGCTGGTAGTCGAGGCTCCGCATCGCCGCCAGCACCCGCTCGCG
The window above is part of the Euzebya sp. genome. Proteins encoded here:
- the araA gene encoding L-arabinose isomerase; its protein translation is MRIDLTDWHVRFLVGSQDLYGDEALQQVDRHTEAIVDGLNAAGDLLLPVRAIGVLRTADAITEAIQEANADPTCVGVITWMHTFSPAKMWVDGLQALRRPLLHLHTQFNRDLPWAEIDMDFMNLNQAAHGDREFGYICTRIGLERKVVVGHHADPGVHARIDAWIRAAAAHHDLSRGTIARLGDNMRRVAVTDGDRLEAERRFGYRIDYYGVGDLVARVAEVTEEAVDHLCKEYGEAYAVASELEPGAARHESMREAARIELGMRMLIDDLGAIAVTDTFEDLHGLRQLPGIAAQRLMADGYGFGAEGDWKTAGLVRAMKVMETGLGGGTSFMEDYTYHLAEGEELVLGAHMLEICPSIARETPTAEVHPLSIGDREDPVRLVFNAHAGEAVVASLIDMGDGMQLAVNEIEVVDPPADLPNLPVARAVWRPKPDLATSAECWIQAGGAHHTCLSYAVTTEMLRDYAVMAGIDVLAITADTDATAFVDGLRARRRGRGIDR
- a CDS encoding LacI family DNA-binding transcriptional regulator translates to MADVAALAGVSQMTVSRVINGTATVRPATRERVLAAMRSLDYQPNTAARALATGRSSRLGVVSHNATLFGPTSTLHEIERVARSAGYTVSVITADALDTVGIRTAVDALRRQPVDGIVIMTPHRDAVAGVEALDCDVPIVTVHGRTGHGAAAVTIDQRAGARRATNLLLSLGHETIWHIAGPQEWLEAQERAEAWATALRDADRPVPDLLQGDWDARSGYELGRQLLVEHPEVTAVFAANDRLALGLYRAAAELGRRIPEDLSIVGFDDVPEAAYYAPPLTTIRQDFGQVGKLSIALLLDEVDNGGATVRYPVVDADVVLRDSTAPPPG